A genomic region of Devosia ginsengisoli contains the following coding sequences:
- a CDS encoding HdeD family acid-resistance protein — translation MRGVLMLLAGLYAIIWPGEALTVLVLAGGILLVIDGALGLWSLTFGGGKSGNYWFDVVSNALSLILGILILISPFLATIFTVTFLSTLVGIAALVVGIMQIWVIVRERESYARIWPVVLSGISYILLGLVFLFSPLLSASIGVIFGGVLLVFFAFGLFGWAWRLYQRSKAA, via the coding sequence TTGCGTGGCGTATTGATGTTGCTGGCGGGGCTCTATGCCATCATCTGGCCGGGGGAGGCGCTGACCGTGCTGGTGCTGGCTGGCGGCATCCTGCTGGTGATCGACGGCGCACTGGGCCTGTGGAGCCTGACCTTCGGTGGCGGCAAGAGCGGCAATTACTGGTTCGATGTGGTGTCGAACGCGCTGTCGCTGATCCTGGGTATACTGATCCTGATCAGTCCATTTCTGGCGACGATCTTTACGGTGACCTTCCTGTCGACGCTGGTTGGTATTGCCGCGCTGGTGGTGGGCATCATGCAGATCTGGGTCATCGTGCGCGAGCGGGAAAGCTATGCGCGCATCTGGCCGGTCGTGCTCTCGGGCATTTCCTACATTCTGCTGGGCCTGGTCTTCCTGTTCTCCCCGCTGCTCAGCGCCTCGATCGGGGTCATCTTCGGCGGCGTGCTGCTGGTGTTCTTCGCCTTCGGCCTGTTCGGCTGGGCCTGGCGACTCTATCAGCGCAGCAAGGCGGCCTGA
- a CDS encoding MFS transporter, translating into MSLPLIALFLAAFAFGTAEFVIAGVLPDVALGLGVSIPVAGYLVTSYAIGIAIGGPLLAVATKKMSRKTLILLLGAIFTIGQALCAVAPNFELLLAARVLVSVVHGTYFGIAAIVAVGLVPADKRGFAVALILSGLTVSNILGVPGGTAIGNALGWRATFWAVGALGLVSTLAIAIFLPANTGETATGGSFLREFKALARQQIVTSLAIALLTMIGQYSLFTYIAPLLLEVTGLDAATLPWMLLLYGVGSTIGVFIGGRLADWKLMPSLIGILATQAVAFTIVYLVSPNPWIMTVAVLFWGGVNFAFGSPLQSRILAWAADAPNLASALIPSCFNIGIAIGAVLGGTLLEAGFGYRNLPLIGTAALVLALLIAIGSYLAELRDTPAIPDAAE; encoded by the coding sequence ATGTCGCTCCCGCTTATCGCCCTGTTCCTCGCCGCTTTCGCCTTCGGCACGGCAGAATTCGTCATTGCCGGCGTGCTGCCGGACGTGGCTCTTGGCCTGGGCGTTTCCATTCCGGTTGCCGGTTACCTGGTAACCTCCTATGCCATCGGCATTGCGATCGGCGGCCCGCTGCTGGCCGTGGCGACCAAGAAAATGTCGCGCAAGACGCTGATCCTGCTGCTGGGTGCAATCTTCACGATCGGGCAGGCGCTCTGCGCGGTGGCGCCCAATTTCGAACTGCTGCTGGCCGCGCGCGTCCTCGTTTCGGTGGTCCATGGCACCTATTTCGGCATTGCCGCCATTGTCGCGGTTGGCCTCGTTCCGGCCGACAAGCGCGGTTTTGCCGTGGCGCTGATCCTGTCCGGGCTGACCGTCTCCAACATATTGGGCGTGCCCGGTGGCACGGCCATCGGCAATGCACTGGGCTGGCGCGCTACCTTCTGGGCTGTCGGTGCCCTCGGCCTGGTTTCCACGCTTGCTATCGCCATCTTCCTGCCGGCCAATACCGGCGAGACGGCGACCGGCGGCAGCTTCCTGCGCGAGTTCAAGGCGCTTGCCCGCCAACAGATCGTCACCTCGCTGGCCATCGCCCTGCTGACGATGATCGGCCAATACAGCCTCTTCACCTATATCGCCCCGCTATTGCTCGAGGTCACGGGCCTCGACGCGGCCACCCTGCCATGGATGCTGCTGCTCTATGGCGTCGGCTCGACCATTGGCGTGTTCATCGGCGGGCGTCTGGCTGACTGGAAGCTGATGCCTTCGCTGATCGGCATTCTCGCGACACAGGCAGTGGCCTTCACCATCGTCTATCTGGTCAGCCCCAATCCATGGATCATGACCGTTGCGGTCCTATTCTGGGGTGGGGTCAATTTTGCCTTCGGCTCGCCGCTGCAGTCGCGCATCCTTGCCTGGGCAGCGGATGCCCCCAATCTGGCTTCGGCGCTGATCCCCTCCTGCTTCAATATCGGCATCGCCATCGGCGCCGTGCTGGGCGGAACCCTGCTCGAGGCCGGCTTCGGCTATCGCAACCTGCCGCTCATCGGAACCGCCGCGCTGGTCCTGGCCCTGCTGATCGCCATCGGCTCCTACCTTGCCGAGCTGCGCGATACGCCTGCCATACCAGATGCAGCGGAATGA
- a CDS encoding GGDEF domain-containing protein produces MIDNSTLMVAIAFSSGALMLTLMLSWLNARHDGHLISWAAGMAFVVMALAALGLRNGRYDTPMQLVSFSALLSGMALIHVGICQFRTGRVCVPQAALLWAAAMLATGLPFLMGFSGVGTIALNLFCAVYMALSGYQYWAGRAEAPVPLMTAAVLFALTGISFLACAVVLVVEGRFVLTAPPNNWAEAFNSIMAIVGLTGIGALSLTLNQSRAARRHRLEAQTDSLTGLLNRRALFDRFGKAELPVGTAVLMFDIDHFKQINDRQGHAAGDAVIQKFAAILRQNLRDDDSMARIGGEEFCAVLQPMPVDQAKLIAERIRTDFEQAAIRLLSENIRSTVSVGVATSGADEPFSSVLNRADSALYKAKDNGRNRVTAAALRLIA; encoded by the coding sequence ATGATCGACAACAGCACATTGATGGTAGCCATCGCTTTCTCCAGCGGTGCGCTGATGCTGACGCTGATGCTCAGCTGGCTCAATGCCCGCCATGATGGCCACCTGATCAGTTGGGCCGCCGGCATGGCCTTCGTGGTCATGGCGCTGGCCGCACTCGGCCTGCGCAATGGCCGCTATGATACCCCGATGCAGCTGGTGTCGTTTTCAGCGCTGCTCTCGGGGATGGCGCTCATCCATGTCGGCATCTGCCAGTTCCGCACCGGCCGCGTCTGTGTGCCCCAGGCGGCGCTGTTATGGGCAGCAGCCATGCTGGCAACAGGTCTGCCGTTCCTGATGGGCTTCTCCGGCGTCGGCACGATTGCGCTCAATCTTTTCTGCGCCGTCTATATGGCCCTGTCCGGCTATCAATATTGGGCCGGACGCGCCGAAGCCCCGGTGCCGCTGATGACGGCGGCGGTGCTTTTCGCGCTGACTGGCATATCGTTCCTCGCCTGCGCCGTGGTGCTGGTCGTCGAAGGCCGGTTCGTGCTGACGGCGCCGCCCAATAACTGGGCCGAGGCGTTCAACTCCATCATGGCCATAGTCGGGCTCACCGGCATTGGCGCGCTGTCGCTGACGCTCAACCAGTCGCGTGCTGCCCGACGTCACCGGCTGGAAGCCCAGACCGACTCGCTGACCGGCCTGCTCAACCGCCGCGCCCTGTTCGACCGCTTCGGCAAGGCCGAACTGCCTGTCGGCACCGCGGTCCTGATGTTCGATATCGACCATTTCAAGCAGATCAACGACCGCCAGGGCCATGCAGCCGGCGACGCCGTGATCCAGAAATTCGCCGCCATCCTGCGCCAGAACCTGCGCGACGACGACAGCATGGCCCGGATCGGTGGCGAGGAATTCTGCGCCGTGCTGCAGCCGATGCCGGTCGATCAGGCCAAGCTGATTGCCGAGCGCATCCGCACCGATTTCGAGCAGGCCGCCATCCGGCTGTTATCGGAGAATATCCGCTCGACCGTCAGTGTCGGCGTGGCCACCAGCGGCGCCGACGAACCGTTCTCCTCCGTGCTTAACCGCGCCGATTCAGCGCTCTACAAGGCCAAGGACAACGGCCGCAATCGCGTCACCGCCGCCGCCCTGCGCCTTATCGCCTAA